In a genomic window of Acidobacteriota bacterium:
- the rplB gene encoding 50S ribosomal protein L2, with amino-acid sequence MPVKKFKPTSPGRRQMEVLISPEITTTTPYKPLLEPKKRSGGRNSSGRVTMWHRGGGHKRRYRVIDFKRDKFDVPGKVVSIEYDPNRSANIALVAYADGEKRYILAPVGLKPGQEVLSSDAADIVLGNCLPLKKIPVGTVVHNIELRPGKGGQMARSAGASAQLLAKEGRYAHVRLPSGEVRLVLTTCRATIGQVGNVEHGNVSIGKAGRMRWKGRRPVVRGVAMNPIDHPHGGGEGKSSGGRHPVTPWGVPTKGHKTRNNPRTDKFIVRRRGQK; translated from the coding sequence CCCGAGATCACGACCACCACGCCCTACAAGCCGTTGCTCGAGCCGAAGAAGCGTTCCGGCGGGCGCAACAGCAGTGGGCGCGTGACCATGTGGCACCGTGGCGGGGGGCACAAGCGGCGCTATCGCGTCATCGATTTCAAGCGCGACAAGTTCGATGTGCCGGGGAAGGTCGTTTCCATCGAATACGATCCGAACCGCAGCGCGAACATCGCCTTGGTGGCCTACGCGGACGGTGAAAAGCGGTACATCCTTGCGCCGGTGGGGCTGAAGCCGGGCCAGGAGGTGCTGTCCTCCGATGCCGCCGACATCGTTCTCGGCAATTGCCTGCCGCTGAAAAAGATCCCCGTCGGAACCGTCGTGCACAACATCGAGTTGCGGCCCGGAAAGGGGGGGCAGATGGCCCGCTCCGCGGGAGCCAGCGCTCAGTTGCTGGCCAAGGAGGGGCGCTACGCCCATGTCCGCCTGCCCTCCGGTGAAGTTCGGCTGGTGCTCACGACCTGCCGCGCCACCATCGGGCAGGTCGGCAATGTCGAGCACGGCAACGTGAGTATCGGCAAAGCCGGCAGGATGCGTTGGAAGGGGCGTCGCCCGGTGGTTCGCGGTGTGGCGATGAACCCGATCGATCATCCCCACGGCGGCGGCGAGGGCAAGTCCTCCGGCGGGCGCCATCCGGTGACGCCATGGGGCGTACCGACCAAGGGGCACAAGACTCGCAACAATCCGCGCACGGACAAGTTCATCGTCCGCCGTCGCGGGCAGAAGTAG
- the rpsS gene encoding 30S ribosomal protein S19 yields MARSIWKGPFVDDHLMKKVEQMNESKERKVIRTWSRRSTITPEMVGHTFAVHNGRKFIPIFVTENMVGHKLGEFAPTRTYRGHGGKKDKRARR; encoded by the coding sequence GTGGCACGTTCGATCTGGAAAGGGCCCTTCGTCGACGACCACCTGATGAAAAAGGTGGAGCAGATGAACGAGTCGAAGGAGCGCAAGGTGATTCGGACCTGGTCGCGCCGTTCGACGATCACTCCGGAGATGGTTGGGCATACCTTCGCCGTCCACAACGGCCGAAAGTTCATCCCGATTTTCGTCACGGAGAACATGGTGGGGCACAAGCTCGGTGAATTCGCGCCTACGCGGACCTACCGCGGACACGGCGGCAAGAAAGACAAGCGGGCCCGCAGGTAG
- the rplV gene encoding 50S ribosomal protein L22, whose amino-acid sequence MIAHAKLRYLKASPQKTRLVADQVRGCDVGEALGILKTSPKRVARSLEKLLNSAIANAENREERIDVDRLYVSRIWVDKGPQEKRGRAGTMGRFFPVLKRRSHVTIELDLRKAGK is encoded by the coding sequence ATGATTGCGCATGCCAAATTGCGCTACCTCAAGGCAAGCCCACAGAAGACCCGCCTGGTCGCCGACCAGGTGAGGGGCTGCGACGTGGGCGAGGCGTTGGGCATCCTGAAGACGAGCCCCAAGAGGGTTGCCCGAAGCCTCGAAAAGCTGCTCAACTCCGCCATCGCCAACGCGGAGAACCGTGAAGAGCGGATCGATGTCGATCGGCTCTACGTTTCGCGGATCTGGGTGGACAAGGGCCCCCAGGAGAAGCGAGGCCGTGCCGGCACGATGGGGCGATTCTTCCCCGTACTCAAGCGGCGTAGTCACGTCACGATCGAGCTTGACTTGCGCAAAGCCGGCAAGTAG
- the rpsC gene encoding 30S ribosomal protein S3 has product MGQKVHPYGFRLGYNRTWRSRWIEKKKYGDFLHEDLKLRDELKKRLYHAGIADISVERAGEHKLKVNLYTARPGIIIGRKGAEVDKLRADLKKRTGREVFINILEVDKPELNAQLVAEGIAAQLERRIAFRRAMRKAVESAQRFGAKGIKVRCSGRLGGHEIARSEWYLVGQLPLHTLRADIDYGYARAKTTYGVIGVKCWIYKGEQTEVVIPRGRQR; this is encoded by the coding sequence ATGGGTCAGAAAGTACATCCTTACGGATTCCGGCTCGGCTATAACCGCACGTGGCGCAGCCGCTGGATCGAAAAGAAGAAATACGGGGATTTCCTCCACGAGGATCTCAAGCTCAGGGACGAGTTGAAGAAGCGGCTCTACCATGCCGGTATCGCCGACATCTCCGTCGAACGGGCTGGCGAGCACAAGCTGAAGGTCAACCTCTATACCGCGCGGCCGGGCATCATCATCGGACGCAAGGGAGCGGAGGTGGACAAGCTCCGTGCCGATCTCAAAAAGCGCACGGGCCGAGAGGTTTTCATCAATATTCTCGAGGTCGATAAGCCGGAGCTGAACGCGCAACTGGTCGCGGAAGGTATTGCGGCCCAGCTGGAGCGCCGGATCGCCTTCCGTCGGGCCATGCGCAAGGCCGTCGAGTCGGCCCAGCGTTTCGGCGCCAAGGGGATCAAGGTGCGCTGTTCCGGACGCCTGGGCGGTCACGAAATCGCCCGTTCGGAGTGGTATCTGGTCGGGCAGCTTCCGCTCCACACCCTGCGGGCCGATATCGACTACGGCTACGCCAGGGCGAAGACGACCTACGGAGTGATCGGCGTCAAGTGCTGGATCTACAAAGGGGAGCAGACCGAGGTCGTCATTCCCCGTGGACGCCAGCGCTAG
- the rplP gene encoding 50S ribosomal protein L16 has protein sequence MLQPKRTKFRKQQRGRMKGNAQRGNTVAFGEFGLKAMGRGWITARQIEAARVAMTRSVKRGGKIWIRVFPDKPVTKKPIETRQGKGKGAPDHWVAVVRPGRVMFEIEGVAEDVAARAMKLAASKLPIPVRFVKRRPV, from the coding sequence ATGTTGCAACCGAAGAGAACGAAGTTCCGCAAGCAGCAGCGCGGCCGTATGAAGGGCAACGCCCAGCGCGGCAACACGGTTGCTTTCGGCGAGTTCGGCCTCAAGGCGATGGGACGGGGATGGATCACCGCACGGCAGATCGAGGCGGCTCGAGTTGCGATGACCCGTTCGGTCAAGAGAGGTGGAAAGATCTGGATCCGGGTCTTCCCCGACAAGCCTGTCACCAAGAAGCCGATCGAAACCCGGCAGGGCAAGGGTAAGGGCGCGCCGGATCACTGGGTGGCCGTCGTGCGGCCCGGGCGGGTGATGTTCGAAATTGAGGGCGTGGCCGAAGACGTGGCGGCCCGGGCGATGAAGCTCGCGGCGAGCAAACTTCCGATCCCGGTCCGATTCGTCAAGCGTCGGCCGGTCTAG
- the rpmC gene encoding 50S ribosomal protein L29: MKTSKLRDMTTDELHREAGELRRALFNLRLQKATGQLEKPHKLRETRHDLARVLTLLSERRGDEKENG, encoded by the coding sequence ATGAAAACGAGCAAGCTTCGCGACATGACGACCGACGAGTTGCACCGGGAGGCCGGAGAGTTGCGCCGGGCGCTGTTCAACCTGCGGCTGCAGAAGGCCACCGGCCAGCTCGAGAAGCCCCACAAGCTGCGGGAAACGCGGCACGATCTGGCCCGTGTGCTGACCTTGCTGAGCGAGCGGCGGGGCGACGAGAAGGAGAACGGCTGA
- the rpsQ gene encoding 30S ribosomal protein S17, with protein MSESQKTRGKGQSKVGTVIGRSGAKTTKVRVERYIKHPIYKRYIRRSKTYLVHDENEACQAGDKVEIIESRPLSARKRWRLHKVIARAERA; from the coding sequence ATGAGCGAATCGCAAAAGACGCGGGGCAAGGGCCAGAGCAAGGTCGGTACCGTGATCGGCCGCTCCGGTGCCAAGACGACCAAGGTCCGTGTGGAGCGATACATCAAGCATCCGATTTACAAGCGGTACATCCGGCGTTCGAAGACCTATCTCGTCCATGACGAAAACGAGGCCTGCCAGGCCGGTGACAAGGTGGAAATCATCGAGTCCCGGCCGTTGTCGGCTCGCAAGCGCTGGCGCCTGCACAAGGTGATCGCTCGCGCCGAACGGGCATAG
- the rplN gene encoding 50S ribosomal protein L14, which produces MIQMQSILKVADNSGAKKVMAIRLRGGNSGKYGGLGDVITASVKEASPDGTVKKGAVVRAVIVRTRHANRRKDGSYIQFDENAAVLINDAGEPIGTRVFGPVARELREKQYMRIVSLAPEVL; this is translated from the coding sequence ATGATTCAAATGCAATCGATCCTCAAGGTCGCGGACAACTCCGGCGCGAAAAAGGTAATGGCGATCCGGCTGCGCGGCGGCAACTCCGGCAAGTATGGTGGCTTGGGGGATGTCATTACGGCCAGTGTCAAGGAGGCCAGTCCGGACGGAACCGTCAAGAAGGGCGCGGTGGTGCGGGCCGTGATCGTGCGTACGCGGCACGCGAATCGACGGAAGGACGGTTCCTACATCCAATTCGACGAGAATGCCGCCGTCTTGATCAACGACGCCGGTGAGCCGATCGGCACCCGTGTTTTCGGGCCGGTGGCCAGGGAATTGCGTGAGAAGCAGTACATGCGGATCGTTTCCCTGGCGCCCGAGGTCCTGTGA
- the rplX gene encoding 50S ribosomal protein L24, producing MHIRKGDQVAVISGKDKGKRGKVLHIIGNRAIVEGVGMIRKHMRANPQKGIQGGILEQEAPIHVSNLLPVDPESGKPTRVGHKFLDSDGVKRKVRIARRSSAELDR from the coding sequence ATGCACATTCGCAAGGGTGACCAGGTCGCGGTGATCAGCGGCAAGGACAAGGGCAAGCGCGGCAAGGTGCTGCACATCATCGGCAATCGAGCGATCGTCGAAGGTGTGGGGATGATTCGCAAGCACATGCGCGCCAACCCGCAAAAGGGAATCCAGGGTGGGATCCTCGAGCAAGAGGCTCCGATCCATGTCTCGAACCTGCTGCCCGTCGATCCAGAGAGCGGTAAGCCGACGCGTGTCGGTCACAAGTTCCTGGATAGCGACGGCGTCAAGCGCAAGGTGCGGATCGCCAGGCGGTCCAGCGCCGAGCTGGATAGGTGA
- the rplE gene encoding 50S ribosomal protein L5, with translation MSEYPRLRRIYEEEIRAALMEEFSIKNPMAVPRLNKIVVNMGLGEASREPKLLDEATEELTAIVGQKPTVRRARKSISNFKLREGMPVGLAATLRGNRMWEFYDRLVNLALPRVRDFRGISGKAFDGRGNYTLGVKDQLIFPEVNYAKVSRAIGMNITIVTSATADAEAKALLRRLGMPFAN, from the coding sequence ATGTCGGAGTATCCGCGTCTTCGCAGGATTTACGAGGAAGAAATCCGGGCGGCCCTGATGGAGGAGTTTTCCATCAAGAATCCGATGGCCGTGCCGCGGCTCAACAAGATCGTTGTCAACATGGGTCTTGGAGAGGCGTCGCGGGAGCCCAAGCTGCTCGATGAGGCGACCGAGGAACTCACGGCGATCGTCGGGCAGAAGCCCACCGTCAGGCGGGCCAGGAAGTCGATCTCCAACTTCAAGCTGCGCGAAGGGATGCCGGTCGGCCTGGCCGCGACCCTGCGCGGCAACAGGATGTGGGAGTTCTACGACCGCCTGGTGAACCTGGCTCTTCCACGTGTGAGGGACTTCCGCGGCATTTCGGGCAAGGCATTCGATGGCCGGGGTAATTACACGCTTGGGGTGAAGGATCAACTCATCTTCCCCGAAGTGAACTACGCGAAGGTCAGCCGAGCCATTGGAATGAACATCACGATCGTGACTTCGGCCACGGCTGATGCCGAGGCCAAGGCGCTACTCCGGCGGCTCGGCATGCCGTTTGCGAACTGA
- a CDS encoding type Z 30S ribosomal protein S14, whose translation MATKAKMALLHRKPKYAVRVRNRCRRCGRPRGYMRKFQLCRVCFRELSLQGYVPGVRKASW comes from the coding sequence ATGGCGACGAAGGCCAAGATGGCCCTGTTGCACAGGAAGCCGAAATATGCGGTCCGCGTGAGAAACCGGTGCCGGCGTTGCGGTCGGCCGCGCGGTTATATGCGGAAATTCCAGCTTTGTCGTGTGTGCTTCCGGGAACTCAGCCTGCAGGGCTATGTTCCTGGTGTCCGCAAGGCGAGTTGGTAG
- the rpsH gene encoding 30S ribosomal protein S8 → MSMTDPIADMLTRIRNALMAEHRTVVLPSSRIKREIAQILKSEGYISDFRHEDDGAQGVLHVELKYGPEGERVISGLRRISRPGRRVYIGRKEIPDVLGGMGITILSTSKGVLDGRSARQHGVGGERLCDVW, encoded by the coding sequence ATGTCGATGACTGACCCGATCGCGGACATGCTCACGCGCATCCGGAATGCGCTGATGGCGGAGCATCGCACGGTGGTCTTGCCCTCCTCGCGAATCAAGCGGGAGATCGCGCAGATTCTCAAGAGCGAGGGTTACATCAGTGACTTTCGTCACGAGGACGACGGCGCGCAGGGTGTTCTTCACGTGGAATTGAAGTACGGACCGGAGGGCGAGCGCGTGATCAGCGGGCTGCGCCGGATCTCCCGGCCCGGCCGCCGCGTCTATATCGGCCGGAAGGAGATCCCGGACGTGCTGGGTGGAATGGGGATCACCATTCTCTCCACCTCCAAGGGCGTACTGGACGGACGTTCCGCCCGCCAGCATGGTGTCGGCGGCGAACGCCTCTGTGACGTCTGGTAG
- the rplF gene encoding 50S ribosomal protein L6 codes for MSRIGNAPVALPGGVSLDMKADHVQVKGPKGNLAVPVAAGISVKVEDGVARCSRRDDSPRQRALHGLTRALLANAVKGVSEGYERTLLVVGTGYRAEAKGNGLTLSLGFSHPVEYPLPEGISARVEERNTVIVLSGIDKQKIGQVAAEIRALRPPDAYKGKGVRYKEERIHLKPGKAAGK; via the coding sequence ATGTCGAGAATTGGAAATGCACCCGTAGCCCTGCCTGGAGGGGTCAGCCTGGACATGAAGGCGGACCACGTGCAGGTGAAGGGGCCGAAGGGCAACCTGGCCGTGCCTGTCGCCGCGGGTATTTCAGTCAAGGTCGAGGACGGAGTGGCCCGGTGCTCCCGGCGAGACGATTCGCCCCGGCAGCGGGCGCTGCATGGTTTGACCCGCGCCCTGCTGGCCAATGCCGTCAAGGGCGTTTCGGAAGGCTACGAGCGCACCTTGTTGGTGGTGGGAACCGGTTATCGTGCCGAGGCCAAGGGCAATGGCCTGACCCTGAGCCTGGGCTTCTCGCATCCGGTGGAATACCCGCTTCCCGAGGGGATCTCCGCACGGGTGGAGGAGCGGAACACGGTGATCGTTCTCAGCGGGATCGACAAGCAGAAGATCGGCCAGGTGGCCGCGGAAATCCGCGCCTTGCGTCCGCCCGATGCCTACAAGGGCAAGGGCGTTCGCTACAAGGAAGAGCGGATTCATCTCAAGCCGGGCAAGGCCGCCGGAAAGTAG
- the rplR gene encoding 50S ribosomal protein L18: protein MYARKDRKADRVKVRRRIRGKIRGTADRPRLSVFRSNRHIAVQAIDDEAGATLAAASTLEKSCRIEGGSSGSKAAAAEVGRLIAERLREKGLETVVFDRGGFLFHGRVKALADAAREGGLKF from the coding sequence ATGTACGCTCGTAAGGATCGAAAGGCAGACCGCGTCAAAGTGCGCAGGAGGATCCGGGGGAAAATCCGCGGAACCGCCGACCGGCCGCGTCTGTCCGTTTTTCGCAGCAACCGGCATATCGCGGTGCAGGCGATCGATGATGAGGCCGGCGCCACGCTGGCCGCCGCCTCGACTCTCGAGAAGAGCTGCAGGATCGAGGGTGGATCGAGCGGCAGCAAGGCAGCCGCCGCCGAAGTCGGGCGGCTGATCGCCGAGCGTTTGCGAGAGAAGGGACTCGAGACCGTGGTCTTCGACCGGGGCGGGTTCCTGTTTCACGGCAGGGTCAAGGCCCTCGCCGACGCGGCCCGTGAAGGTGGGCTCAAGTTCTGA
- the rpsE gene encoding 30S ribosomal protein S5, with amino-acid sequence MAFDRSDRDGSDLRDQVVFINRVTKVVKGGKNFSFSALVVVGDGKGRVGFGMGKAKEVPSAISKGIERAKHAMVKIPLRGTTIPHQVVGRHGAGRVLLKPASPGTGVIAGGAVRAILETLGVQDVLTKCIGTQNPHNVVRATLDGLQQLRDLREIAKLRGVPLEHVQATAGPTAPSIGGGPGGGEG; translated from the coding sequence GTGGCTTTCGATAGATCAGATCGCGACGGCTCGGACCTCAGAGACCAGGTCGTCTTCATCAATCGGGTGACGAAGGTCGTCAAGGGCGGAAAGAACTTTTCGTTCTCGGCGCTGGTCGTGGTTGGTGATGGCAAGGGGCGTGTGGGCTTTGGCATGGGCAAGGCCAAGGAAGTGCCCTCGGCGATCTCCAAAGGGATCGAGCGAGCCAAGCACGCCATGGTGAAGATTCCTTTGAGGGGAACGACCATCCCGCACCAGGTCGTCGGCAGGCATGGAGCCGGCCGGGTGTTGCTCAAGCCGGCTTCTCCCGGCACGGGCGTGATCGCCGGTGGGGCCGTACGCGCGATCCTCGAAACGCTCGGCGTCCAGGACGTGCTGACCAAGTGCATCGGGACGCAGAATCCGCACAACGTCGTTCGCGCCACTCTCGACGGACTGCAGCAGCTCCGAGACCTGCGGGAAATCGCCAAGCTTCGGGGCGTTCCTCTCGAACACGTACAGGCTACCGCGGGCCCGACCGCGCCCTCGATCGGTGGTGGTCCCGGCGGAGGTGAGGGATGA
- the rpmD gene encoding 50S ribosomal protein L30, translated as MSEQGKLRIQQYRSGIGFPRRQKQTLAALGLGKINRVVERPDNPCIRGMVSKIPHLVRILDENTER; from the coding sequence ATGAGCGAGCAGGGAAAGCTGAGGATCCAGCAGTATCGCAGCGGCATCGGGTTTCCGCGGCGTCAGAAGCAGACCTTGGCCGCCTTGGGCCTGGGCAAGATCAATCGTGTCGTCGAACGTCCTGACAACCCCTGCATCCGTGGAATGGTGAGCAAAATTCCCCATCTCGTCCGTATCCTCGACGAGAACACCGAGCGCTGA
- the rplO gene encoding 50S ribosomal protein L15: MRLHDIGPAPGSRKKRKRIGRGPGSGTGKTAGRGEKGQKSRSGYSRRWGFEGGQMPLVRRVPKRGFTNIFREDYAEVNVGRLGRFDSGAEVTPEALVDKGLLRRSETLRIKLLGKGEIDRPLTVHVHKVSAGARSKIEGAGGKVVIIGGEAAES; the protein is encoded by the coding sequence ATGAGATTGCACGATATCGGCCCGGCCCCGGGCTCCCGGAAGAAGCGCAAGCGGATCGGTCGTGGACCTGGTTCCGGCACGGGGAAGACCGCCGGAAGGGGAGAAAAGGGCCAGAAGTCCAGGTCCGGCTACTCCCGGCGCTGGGGCTTCGAGGGCGGACAGATGCCCCTCGTGCGGCGTGTTCCCAAGCGTGGATTCACGAACATCTTTCGTGAGGACTACGCAGAGGTGAACGTAGGGCGTCTCGGACGCTTCGATTCCGGAGCCGAGGTCACCCCCGAGGCGCTGGTCGACAAGGGCCTGTTGCGGCGGTCGGAGACCCTGCGGATCAAACTCCTGGGCAAAGGTGAGATCGATCGCCCCCTGACCGTACATGTGCACAAGGTCAGCGCCGGCGCGCGCAGCAAGATCGAAGGCGCCGGGGGCAAGGTGGTGATCATCGGAGGCGAGGCGGCCGAGTCATGA
- the secY gene encoding preprotein translocase subunit SecY: MIESLQNIFRIPDLRKRVLFTLGMLGVYRIGAFIPIPGIDLQALESWFQANQGGVFGLVDMFTGGNFSNLTIFALGIMPYISASIILQLLAVVWPYLERLQKEGEAGRQKITQWTRYGTVLLSIIQAVGICVWVTKIDATGDPIVPNPGPTFWLLTIITLTTGTAFIMWIGEQITERGIGNGISLIIFAGIVAGLPGGTRAMVQELLRGERSIIVAVLLLLVMVAVVAAVVFIERAQRRIPIQYASRVRGRRMMRGTATFLPLKVNTGGVIPVIFASSLLALPQTLITALYQRFPNPVFGMLNRQLNYNMPLWDLLYIVLIVLFCFFYTSIIFNPMDTADNMKRVGGFIPGVRPGKQTANYIDTVLTRLTFAGAIYLSAISLLPIFLISGIPLHLLEPAAIGEFFERMVPGFVLNGMNVKFYFGGTSLLIVVGVAMDTVQQIESQLVMRHYDGFLKGTRLRGRR; this comes from the coding sequence ATGATCGAAAGTCTGCAGAACATTTTTCGCATACCGGACCTGCGCAAACGAGTGCTCTTCACACTCGGTATGCTCGGCGTCTACCGGATTGGTGCTTTTATTCCGATCCCCGGTATCGACCTGCAGGCTCTCGAGAGCTGGTTTCAGGCCAACCAGGGTGGTGTCTTCGGGCTGGTGGACATGTTCACCGGCGGGAATTTCAGCAACCTGACGATTTTCGCTCTCGGGATCATGCCGTACATTTCGGCGTCGATCATTCTGCAGCTGCTGGCCGTGGTCTGGCCGTACCTCGAACGCTTACAGAAGGAAGGCGAGGCCGGACGCCAGAAGATCACCCAGTGGACGCGCTACGGAACCGTGCTGCTCTCGATCATCCAGGCCGTCGGAATCTGCGTCTGGGTCACGAAGATCGATGCGACCGGAGATCCGATCGTGCCGAATCCGGGCCCGACCTTCTGGCTGTTGACGATCATCACCCTGACCACGGGTACCGCCTTCATCATGTGGATCGGTGAGCAGATTACCGAACGCGGCATCGGAAACGGTATTTCACTGATCATCTTCGCCGGCATCGTCGCCGGGCTCCCCGGCGGGACCCGAGCGATGGTGCAGGAGCTTCTGCGCGGCGAGCGCAGCATCATCGTAGCGGTCCTGCTACTGCTCGTGATGGTTGCCGTTGTCGCCGCGGTTGTTTTCATCGAGCGGGCTCAGCGGAGGATACCGATTCAGTACGCGAGTCGCGTGCGTGGGCGGCGCATGATGCGCGGAACCGCGACCTTCCTGCCGCTGAAAGTCAACACTGGTGGCGTGATCCCGGTCATTTTCGCATCTTCGCTGCTCGCGCTGCCTCAGACCCTGATTACAGCGCTTTACCAGCGTTTTCCGAATCCTGTCTTCGGGATGCTCAACCGGCAGTTGAACTACAACATGCCGCTGTGGGACCTGCTCTACATCGTTCTGATCGTGCTGTTCTGCTTCTTCTACACCTCGATTATTTTCAACCCGATGGACACCGCCGACAATATGAAGCGGGTCGGTGGTTTCATTCCCGGGGTGCGGCCGGGCAAGCAGACGGCGAACTACATCGATACGGTGCTCACCCGGCTGACCTTTGCTGGAGCCATTTACCTTTCGGCGATTTCGCTGCTGCCGATTTTCCTGATCAGCGGAATCCCGCTTCATCTGCTCGAACCGGCGGCGATCGGTGAGTTCTTCGAGCGCATGGTCCCGGGTTTCGTCCTCAATGGTATGAACGTCAAGTTCTACTTCGGGGGTACGTCACTGCTGATCGTGGTAGGCGTGGCGATGGACACGGTGCAACAGATCGAGAGCCAGTTGGTCATGCGGCACTACGATGGCTTCCTGAAAGGCACGCGCTTGCGAGGGAGGAGATAA
- a CDS encoding adenylate kinase — translation MNLLIFGPPGAGKGTQAARISAQREIPHISTGEMLRVAVGSGSELGLRVKKIIERGHLVSDEVMGELVAQRLAEKDARGGFLLDGFPRTVAQVEILDQVLGNARRIDSVLMLDVPDRELVERLLRRATIEGRKDDNRETIEERLRVYRARTEPVAGVYQKRGLLRTIDGTGSIEEVFARIEAVLDRTAAEGA, via the coding sequence TTGAACCTGTTGATCTTCGGCCCACCGGGGGCGGGCAAAGGAACCCAGGCGGCACGCATCAGCGCGCAGCGGGAGATTCCCCACATCAGCACCGGGGAAATGCTGCGCGTCGCCGTGGGCTCCGGCTCGGAACTCGGCCTGAGAGTCAAGAAGATCATCGAACGCGGGCATCTCGTATCGGACGAAGTGATGGGCGAACTCGTTGCCCAGCGCCTGGCCGAAAAGGATGCCCGGGGCGGATTTCTGCTCGATGGATTCCCGCGAACTGTCGCCCAGGTCGAGATTCTCGACCAGGTCCTCGGGAACGCGCGGCGCATCGACAGCGTCCTGATGCTGGATGTACCGGATCGGGAGCTTGTCGAGCGGTTGCTGCGGCGGGCCACGATCGAAGGCCGGAAGGACGACAACCGGGAGACCATCGAGGAACGGCTTCGGGTCTACCGTGCGCGCACGGAGCCCGTGGCGGGAGTTTACCAGAAGCGCGGGCTGCTCCGGACGATCGATGGTACCGGGTCGATCGAAGAGGTGTTCGCGCGTATTGAGGCGGTTCTGGACCGTACCGCGGCTGAGGGCGCATGA
- the infA gene encoding translation initiation factor IF-1: MAKEEAIQVEATVIETLPNAMFRLELENGHKVLAHISGRMRKNFIRILPGDRVLVELSPYDLNRGRIVYRYK; encoded by the coding sequence TTGGCCAAGGAAGAGGCCATCCAGGTAGAGGCAACGGTGATTGAAACCTTGCCGAATGCGATGTTCCGGCTCGAGCTGGAGAACGGCCACAAGGTGTTGGCCCATATCTCGGGCAGAATGCGGAAGAACTTCATTCGCATTCTGCCCGGGGACCGGGTTCTGGTGGAACTTTCTCCGTATGATCTGAACCGGGGACGCATTGTCTACCGCTACAAGTAG
- the rpmJ gene encoding 50S ribosomal protein L36: MKVRASVKKMCDKCKIVRRKGVVRVICENPKHKQRQG, from the coding sequence ATGAAAGTCAGAGCATCGGTCAAGAAGATGTGTGACAAGTGCAAGATTGTCCGGCGCAAGGGTGTGGTCCGGGTGATCTGCGAGAACCCCAAGCACAAGCAGCGGCAGGGTTGA
- the rpsM gene encoding 30S ribosomal protein S13 — MARIAGVDLPLQKRIDIALTYIYGIGLTRSLSILAKAECPGHVRVKDLTEDQARRIRQIIQDEGRVEGDLRKNIQMDIKRLIEIGCYRGMRHRMSLPVRGQRTHTNARTKKGPRVAVAGKKKVRK, encoded by the coding sequence ATGGCACGCATCGCCGGTGTTGATCTTCCCCTGCAGAAGCGAATTGACATCGCTCTGACCTACATCTACGGAATCGGCCTGACGCGGTCGCTCAGCATTCTGGCCAAGGCGGAATGCCCCGGCCATGTGCGCGTCAAGGATCTCACCGAAGATCAGGCGCGGCGGATTCGGCAGATCATCCAGGATGAGGGTCGGGTCGAGGGAGATCTGCGGAAGAACATTCAGATGGACATCAAGCGGCTGATCGAGATCGGTTGCTACCGGGGTATGCGGCACCGCATGAGCCTGCCGGTGCGGGGGCAGCGGACGCATACCAACGCGCGGACGAAGAAGGGTCCGCGGGTGGCTGTGGCTGGAAAGAAGAAAGTACGCAAGTAG